A single window of Nicotiana tomentosiformis chromosome 1, ASM39032v3, whole genome shotgun sequence DNA harbors:
- the LOC138896896 gene encoding uncharacterized protein encodes MAAPPNFEEGQSTYIPPRFNGQYYGWWKTRMHDFIMAEDFELWDVICDGPFVPTKNLGDPAAAIPKMRKEFNDADRKAIEKNFRAKKILVYGISPDEYNRISACQSTKEIWEALQIAHEGTTQVKQSKIDMLTTEYELFRMKDDELIQDMHTHFTFIINELYSLGETIPRNKLVRKILSVLPSSWESKVNAITEAKDLQTLTVDELVGNLKTYEMKKKKKKDNERREPKREKNLVLKTNNNDLSGEDGDMAYLTRRFQKMVRKNGGIPKRENSSKPKYYDLCHKYGKPGHFIKECALLKQDQYKNNFDKAVKRTRFLINASRERMPLTML; translated from the coding sequence atggctgctccTCCAAACTTCGAAGAAGGCCAGTCTACTTACATACCACCTAGGTTCAATGGACAGTATTACGGATGGTGGAAAACTAGGATGCACGATttcatcatggctgaagattTTGAGCTATGGGATGTCATATGTGACGGACCTTTTGTTCCCACCAAGAATCTTGGCGACCCAGCTGCAGCCATTCCCAAGATGAGGAAAGAATTCAATGATGCTGATCGAAAGGCCATAGAAAAGAACTTtcgtgcaaagaaaattcttgtttATGGCATTAGTCctgatgaatataacaggataTCGGCATGCCAATCAACAAAAGAAATCTGGGAGGCTCTTCAGATAGCTCACGAAGGAACAACACAGGTTAAGCAATCCAAGATTGACATGCTCACAACTGAATACGAGCTTTTCAGGATGAAAGATGATGAACTCATCCAAGATATGCACACTCACTTCACCTTCATCATTAATGAGCTTTACTCTCTTGGTGAAACTATTCCAAGAAACAAGCTTGTCAGGAAAATCCTTAGTGTTCTGCCCAGTTCTTGGGAAAGCAAAGTGAACGCCATTACAGAGGCAAAGGACTTGCAGACACTGACAGTAGATGAACTTGTTGGCAATCTGAAAacatatgaaatgaagaagaagaagaaaaaggacaatgaaagaagagaacccaaaagggagaagaacctggtcctcaagacaAACAACAATGATTTAAGTGGTGAGGATGgtgatatggcttacttgacaagaagattccagaagatggttcgcaagaatggaggcattccaaaaagggaAAACTCCAGCAAGCCAAAATATTATGACCTCTGCCATAAATATGGCAAGCCAGGACACTTCATCAAGGAGTGCGCCCTCTTAAAGCAAGATCAGTACAAAAACAACTTTGACAAAGCAGTCAAGAGAACCCGGTTCCTGATAAATGCTTCAAGAGAAAGAATGCCGCTGACAATGTTGTAA